The Acidobacteriota bacterium sequence CGAACGCCTCGTCGCGGTCACCGATCATCCGATAGGCGAGATTAAACACAAACCGCTCATTATCCTTCACCAGCTTGGAGAACGCCTCTTCCTCTCCGGCAAGGGAGCGACGGATAAGCTCTTTCTCCCCCGCCCTTATCTGTTCCACCCCTTCCTCCGTTTCTTGCGGAAATTCTGTTCTTATCATAACAGCTTTCACTGCAAAGGGCAAAGGGAGGAAATCGCTACTCATTCCCGCCTCCTTTCTCACCTATTTAGACAACCGAGAAGGAAAAAGGTTCCCGGATAAATCGATTGACAAAAAGGAGCTCAGCTGGTAATATAGGTTCCTATCTCGGACTCTTAACTCTCAGGTAGGAGGATAGGGCTTATGAGAGGGGGATAGGAAAGAGGTCTTAAGGCTTAATTGAAATAATGGGCATAAAAACGGCATTTTTAATAGAGGTAGTTAGATTTATCATAAAGGTTTTCTTCCACTTCCTTATATCCATTAGTAAAGTATTTCGCCTTCCCACCGAAGGGATTACTCGAGCCTTCCTAAAAGTAAATAACTTTTTGGTTAGAAAAGAAAAAAAGCACTTGGAGGACAAAAAACTTCTCCTCCTTCTTCCTCGCTGTCTTCAGAAAAGGGATTGTCAGGTGGACTTAGCGAGCGATGTAAGAAACTGCCAAAGATGTGGTCGCTGCCCTGTCGCTGAAATAGTAGCTCTGGTCGAGAGGTACTGCATACCTGCTTTCGTTGTCGATGGTGGAGAGCTTGCGAGAAAAAGGGTGAAAGAATCACACTGTGAAGCAATCGTAGCGGTTGCTTGTGAGCGGGAACTTGAAGAAGGAATACTTGATGTACTTCCTCCGGTGATCGGCATCATAAACGAACGCCCCAAGGGACCATGTAATGAGACACTCGTCTCAGTGGAGAAGGTGGAGGAAGCGATCAAACTCTTCCTCCGCCCTTTGAAAGAGGATCCAATCCCTCAACCCTTATCTTCTACCAAGGGAGAGGGTTAGCTTTATTTTAACCAAGGGAGATACCAATGGAAGAGAAGGTAAGAGAGGTAATAAATGAGATAAAACCCGCCCTTCAAGCAGATGGCGGGGATATAGAACTGGTGGAGATAAAGGATAAGGTGGTGTGGGTAAGATTACTTGGCGCCTGTGGTGGTTGTCCTATGGCGCAGCTTACCCTTCAATTTATGGTGGAACGGCAGATAAAGGAAAAGGTTCCTGAAGTAGAGCGGGTTGAGGCAGTGTAACCCCCTTCATCAAATCCGTCAGAACGAGGTGAAGCCAATGATCGAAATAAGGTTCCACGGGCGGGGTGGTCAAGGGGCAGTGGTAGCATCCAAGCTATTTGCTTCAGCGGTATTCCGGGAAGGGAAATATGTCCAGGCGTTTCCCGCTTTTGGGGTGGAACGCCGGGGAGCACCGGTTACCGCCTTTGCCCGAATAGACGATAAGCCAATACACCTCCGCTGCCAAATATACCACCCAGACCACCTGGTAGTTCTCGATCCATCCCTCATCGAAGCGATCGATATAACCCAAGGGCTCAAAGACGGGGGATGGATTCTAATAAACTCAAAGCACAAACCCTCCGATTACCCCGATCTAATGGAAAGATTCAAAGTGGCGACTGTGGATGCCAGCGGAATAGCAGTGAGAAACCACCTTGGTTCACGAACCAACCCGATAGTGAACACAGCGATACTTGGTGCATTTGCCAAGATAACCGGTCTGGTGGGGCTCAGGGCGCTAACACAGTCGGTTAAGGAGGAGGTACCATTTGATCCTGAAGGGAATGTAAAAGCAGTGGAAGAGGCTTATAATCGAGTAGTCCTTCCTTAAAAACTTATGTAAAAAGAAATGGAGCAAAAAATGAGTAAGCCTCCTTATGAGAAACAGGAGAAGATAGAGTTCGCTTCAGCAAAGGATCTCCCGCCAACACCGATATCCCTCGGGATCGCCACGGTAAACAGAACCGGTAGTTGGCGGTATATGATGCCTCTTTTTGAGGATAAAACCCCTCCTTGCAATAATCAATGCCCTGCCTCGGTGGACATCGAGGGAATGATGCGGTTAGTAGGGGAGGGGAAATTTGAAGAAGCATATCTCCTCTTGAGAAAGGAGAACCCGTTTTCGGCAATCTGCGGGGCGATTTGTCCTCATCCCTGTGAGAAGGTTTGCAATAGGGGAAGGTTCGATAGAGCCTTAGCCATCCGGGCTATTGAGCGGATGGTGGCTGAGTTCGGCCTTGAAAGGGACATTCCCATCGAAAAGGGGAAAGAAAGGGAAGGTAAAGTGGCGATAGTCGGCGGTGGTCCTATCGGTCTTTCCGCCGGCTATTTCCTTACCCTTCTCGGGTACAAGGTCGATCTCTTCGAACAGGAAGAAGAACTTGGCGGTGCCCTTCGTGCCATTGGTCTTAAAAAACTGCCTCAGAAGCTTCTTGAGAAGGAAGTCGCCTTTATCGAGGAAGTTGGCGTAAACATTATCACTGGCAAAAAGCTGGGCGAATCCATCTCCTTAGAGGACCTCAGAAATGATTACCAGGCGATACTACTCGCTTTAGGCTACCCTCCAGAAAAGCCAATAAAGCCCAAAAAAGATGGCTCTCTCGAGACAGATATCCCCGGCGTTTTTGCCCTTGCCCTCAAAGAGGGCGATATAGCCTCGGCGGTAGCGGAGGGAAAGAGAGGAGCGATAGTGGTGGATTGTTTCATCTCGAAAAAAGAGTTTAAGCCAGAGCAGCTAAAAATAGGTGAAAACGGTCCCCTCTCTTTCCGTAAGTACTGCGGGGAAAAGATAAAAAGGAGTGATCATATAGCCTCCTTCTCCGAGCTCAACCTCGCCTACTTCGAAAAGAACGAAGGGAAAGCACCGGATGAAAGAAGGGGATACTCCCCGACCGAAGCGAAGGAAGAAGCCTCCCGCTGCTTCCATTGTGGGGTGTGCAATATGTGTGGCAACTGTTATACGGTTTGTCCTGATGCCGCCATTCAGCCACTTCCCGATGGTCGAGGCTACCGTCTCCATTACGGTTACTGCAAGGGGTGCCTTCTCTGCGTCAATGAATGCCCCAGAGCGGCGATGAGCTTTAAGGAGGTAGAAAGATGAAGAAGGTAATAGTTGGGAACCATGCCGTCTCTTACGGCGCGATGCTCTCTCGGGTCGAGGTCATCGCTGCTTACCCCATCACCCCCCAGACCCAGATCGTCGAGGAGCTTTCCGAGATGTGCGCCTCGGGGAAGTTAGCCGCCAAATTCCTCAAGGTAGAATCGGAACACTCGGCGATGGCAAGCTGTATTGGTGCTTCTGCCACTGGAGCAAGGGCGTTCACCGCCACCTCCTCCCACGGACTTGCCCTGATGCACGAACTCCTTCACTGGGCAGCTGGCGCCAGACTACCCATAGTGATGGCGAATGTAAACCGGGCAATGGCGCCAGGTTGGTCGATATGGGTGGATCAAAATGACTCCCTCTCCCAGCGGGATACCGGTTGGCTCCAGTTTTACTGTGAGAGCAACCAGGAGGTGCTTGACACCATAATCCAAGCATACAAGATATCAGAAAAGGTGCTTCTACCTTCCATGGTGATCCTTGATGCTTTCTTCTTATCCCATACCTCGGAACCCGTGGATATCCCAGATCAAAAAGAGGTGGACCGCTTCCTCCCTCCATATCGACCGAAGTACAAACTCGATGTGAACGATCCGCATGCCTTCGGTGGGCTCTGTGCCCCAGATATCTATATGGAGTTCCGCTACAAGATGGAAAAAGCAATGGAGGAGGCGATTGTGGTGGCGGAGGAGGTGGATAACGAGTTCAAGAAACAATTCGGAAGGGGATATGGATTGGTTGAGGAATATCGAACCGATGATGCGGAACTCATCATAGTGACCTCCTCCACTGTCTCCGCTACCACCCGGGTAGTGGTGGACGATCTCCGAAGTAAAGGAGAAAAGGTGGGAATGGTAAAGATCAGGATGTTTCGCCCCTTCCCTAAAGAGAAGGTACTAAGCGCCTTGAAAAAGGCAGAAAAAGTGGCGGTAATAGACAGAAATATCTCCTATGGTCATGGAGGGATATTCGCTGAGGAGATAAAATCCACCATTTATGGAACGGAGATCGAAAAGAAACCCACGATCTTCGGCTATGTCACCGGACTCGGGGGACGGGATATAACCCCGGAGTTGATTACCGAAATCGCGAAAAAAACGCTCAAGGCTCAAAAGCCCGAAAGCGATATCATCTGGATGGGGGTAAAACTATGAGAATACCGGAAGTAGAACTTGTAACCTCAGGACACTTAGCCTGCCCTGGTTGTGGTGGGGCTTTAGCAATGAGATATGTCCTGAAAGCACTCGGGGAGAAAACCATCATAGCGCTACCTGCTTGCTGTTGGTCGATAATCGCTGCTCCCTTTCCTTATTCTTCAGTCCGCGTCCCTCTTATCCATATCGCCTTCGAGACCGCTGCTTCGACTGCCAGCGGTATCCGCGCTGCCCTCGATGTAAAAGGGGAAAAGGATGTTAATGTCCTCGCCTGGGCAGGTGATGGTGGCACCTTCGACATTGGGTTTCAGGCGCTCTCTGGAGCAGCGGAGAGAAACGAAGATATAATCTACATCTGTTATGACAACGAAGCCTATATGAACACCGGTATCCAAAGAAGCTCAGCCACTCCCTATCGCGCCTGGACCACAACCACCCCCTACGAGTTCCCCAAGGAAGAACAGAAGAAGAACATCGTGGAAATAATGGCAGCTCACCGAATACCTTATACCGCTACCGCCACCGTAGCTTATCCTGAGGATCTTATTAGGAAGATAAAAAAGGCGAAAGAGATAAAAGGAACCAAATTCATCCACATCCTCGCCCCCTGTCCTCCTGGGTGGAAGATACCTTCGGAGATATCGATAAAGATGGCTCGTCTCGCCGTCCATAGCAAG is a genomic window containing:
- a CDS encoding DUF116 domain-containing protein encodes the protein MGIKTAFLIEVVRFIIKVFFHFLISISKVFRLPTEGITRAFLKVNNFLVRKEKKHLEDKKLLLLLPRCLQKRDCQVDLASDVRNCQRCGRCPVAEIVALVERYCIPAFVVDGGELARKRVKESHCEAIVAVACERELEEGILDVLPPVIGIINERPKGPCNETLVSVEKVEEAIKLFLRPLKEDPIPQPLSSTKGEG
- a CDS encoding 3-methyl-2-oxobutanoate dehydrogenase subunit beta; protein product: MRIPEVELVTSGHLACPGCGGALAMRYVLKALGEKTIIALPACCWSIIAAPFPYSSVRVPLIHIAFETAASTASGIRAALDVKGEKDVNVLAWAGDGGTFDIGFQALSGAAERNEDIIYICYDNEAYMNTGIQRSSATPYRAWTTTTPYEFPKEEQKKNIVEIMAAHRIPYTATATVAYPEDLIRKIKKAKEIKGTKFIHILAPCPPGWKIPSEISIKMARLAVHSKVFPIYEVENGLNYTINIEPQGIPVEEYLKPQKRFAHLTSKDYQEIQKRVDQEWEILLRKVGTKAKA
- the porA gene encoding pyruvate ferredoxin oxidoreductase — encoded protein: MKKVIVGNHAVSYGAMLSRVEVIAAYPITPQTQIVEELSEMCASGKLAAKFLKVESEHSAMASCIGASATGARAFTATSSHGLALMHELLHWAAGARLPIVMANVNRAMAPGWSIWVDQNDSLSQRDTGWLQFYCESNQEVLDTIIQAYKISEKVLLPSMVILDAFFLSHTSEPVDIPDQKEVDRFLPPYRPKYKLDVNDPHAFGGLCAPDIYMEFRYKMEKAMEEAIVVAEEVDNEFKKQFGRGYGLVEEYRTDDAELIIVTSSTVSATTRVVVDDLRSKGEKVGMVKIRMFRPFPKEKVLSALKKAEKVAVIDRNISYGHGGIFAEEIKSTIYGTEIEKKPTIFGYVTGLGGRDITPELITEIAKKTLKAQKPESDIIWMGVKL
- a CDS encoding 2-oxoacid:acceptor oxidoreductase family protein; protein product: MIEIRFHGRGGQGAVVASKLFASAVFREGKYVQAFPAFGVERRGAPVTAFARIDDKPIHLRCQIYHPDHLVVLDPSLIEAIDITQGLKDGGWILINSKHKPSDYPDLMERFKVATVDASGIAVRNHLGSRTNPIVNTAILGAFAKITGLVGLRALTQSVKEEVPFDPEGNVKAVEEAYNRVVLP
- a CDS encoding NAD(P)-binding protein, whose protein sequence is MSKPPYEKQEKIEFASAKDLPPTPISLGIATVNRTGSWRYMMPLFEDKTPPCNNQCPASVDIEGMMRLVGEGKFEEAYLLLRKENPFSAICGAICPHPCEKVCNRGRFDRALAIRAIERMVAEFGLERDIPIEKGKEREGKVAIVGGGPIGLSAGYFLTLLGYKVDLFEQEEELGGALRAIGLKKLPQKLLEKEVAFIEEVGVNIITGKKLGESISLEDLRNDYQAILLALGYPPEKPIKPKKDGSLETDIPGVFALALKEGDIASAVAEGKRGAIVVDCFISKKEFKPEQLKIGENGPLSFRKYCGEKIKRSDHIASFSELNLAYFEKNEGKAPDERRGYSPTEAKEEASRCFHCGVCNMCGNCYTVCPDAAIQPLPDGRGYRLHYGYCKGCLLCVNECPRAAMSFKEVER
- a CDS encoding NifU family protein, yielding MEEKVREVINEIKPALQADGGDIELVEIKDKVVWVRLLGACGGCPMAQLTLQFMVERQIKEKVPEVERVEAV